TTGGGGGACACCCCCAAACCCCTGGGATGGGGCAAAGCCCCCCTCCACCCCCCGATTTTTTCCCCGTCCTCGGGGGCATAGGGGTTGCCACGGTTTTGGGTCCCACTCGTGGGCGGGGTGCAAATGGTGGCTGATCTCTCCCTTTTTAGGGGTTTTTGAGGGAGCACCTCTAAATCCCTGGGAGGGGGCTTGGGCTCCCTTTCACTTGTCATAAGCAGAAAACGTTTCGCTTACCATGAATCAGGATTGGTGCAAGGGCCAGCAATAGTTGCACTTTCAGGCCGTTTGGGTTAAAATTTACCCAAAACTTTCCATAAAAGCAGGAGGAAAACCATGTACCACAGGATAATAATTGTGGGCCATCTTGGGGCCGACCCGGAAATGCGCTATACGCCCACGGGGACTCCCGTTACTCATTTTCGCATGGCTTCTAACAGGGTTTTCGTTGACGCCCAGGGAAACCGTAAGGAGATTACCACGTGGTTCCGAGTCACCGCCTGGGGCAAGTTGGCTGAACAATGTAACGAGTATCTCCAAAAAGGCCGCCTTGTGCTGGTAGAGGGAGTTCTCGTTCCGGATGAGAGCGGAAATCCAAGGGTTTGGATAGGAAGCGACGGTACTGTAAGGGCTTCTTATGAGGTAAGAGCCGAGAGGGTGAAGTTCCTGGGACCTCGCCCGACAGCTCCTGAGGAGGTTGTCGCTGAAGAAGGCTACGAGGCTCTCCCCGAGCTCGGAGAAGAAGAGGAGATCCCCTTCTAAGCTACCATGGAAAACTTCACACCATGGCTGGCCCTCGGGCTGGCTTTTATCTTTCTGCTTTTTTTAAACCGCTGGATAAGCCAGCACCTGCAGGGTGTTGGTCTTCTTCTTACCGGTAATCAGAAGGCAAGCCTCATCTTTTATTTTATCCTTCTCTTCCCGGGAATATTGGTCCATGAACTGAGCCATTGGCTTATGGCCAGGCTTTTGGGCGTAAGAACCGGCAGGATAAGGTTGGGACCCGTAAACGAGGGAAGGACTGGTTATTATTCAATGGGTTCAGTAGAGGTGGCCAAGAGCGACCCCCTTAGGGATAGTCTCATAGGTCTTGCTCCTCTGCTGGCAGGATGCGCCCTTCTGGTATTTATAACCTCTCATGTGTTCAAAGTCCCTCAATTTGCTCACAGTTTAAACTGGGGCGAGCTTTTAGATGCTTTCAGGCAGTGGTTCAGCAGGAAAGATTTCTGGCTCTGGCTCTATCTTGTGTTCACTATAAGCAATGCCATGATGCCAAGCGCCAAGGATCGGGAACCGTGGGGGCCTGCTATATTTTTTATCACGATCGTGGCGCTGGCGGGTTACTTCACGGGATGGATTTCAAGGATTCCTCCTTCTATCGGGAATTTAGCCAGAGATTGGGCCACTTCTCTAGCCTGGAGCCTGGGCTTTACCTGCGGGGTAGACCTGGTTTGGGCCTTTCTCCTGGGCCTTGTTGAAAGGTTTATTGAGTTCGTGACCGGTAAGCGAGTAATCTATTGACGAGGGAGCCATGCAAGTTTTCGGGTCGCGGTTCTCTGATGTTATAATCATCAAACTTGATTCGGGAGAGGAGATTTTCTCTTCTCTCAAGCAGTGGGCTGCCGAGCAGCAAGTTTTTTCGGGCACTTTCTACGCTATCGGGGCTTTGGCTCGTGCTGTCCTGGGTTATTTTGATCCCAAAACTCGCGATTATTTGAAAATTCCTGTTGAAAGCCAGACGGAAGTGGTCTGCATGCTTGGAAATTTAGCTATAGGGGAAGATAGAGCTCCTATCTTTCACATCCATGTCATTCTTTCCTTCCCTGATGGTCGCACCGTTGGGGGACATCTCTTTGAGGGGGTTGTCAATCCCACTCTTGAGATCACTTTTTTCCCTGTCCGCACCATTATGCTTCGCCGATTTGATCCCGGCATCGGCCTGAGGCTTTTGAGTGTTTGAGGTTTCTATCCGGGTAGAGCCAGCTTCAGTAATTGCCTGCATTGTAAGGCGGCGTGGTTGCTCGCTCTCTTTTTGAGTACTCTGGGGGCGCACCCCCCAGATCCCCTGGATACACCAACTGCCTACCCTCGTGGGGGCTCTTTTATCACTTGTGCTTTCTATCAGGGGAAGAAGATTTTACCCACAAAATTGCTTCTTCTTTTTCCCTTGGAGCGACGGGTTCCCGGTAAAGGAGCCAGCGCAGGAGACGAAAACCTTTCAAAGTTTTAATCTGGCAATTTTCCCTCACCGCAAAGCGCCTTCCTCTGAAGTTCTCCCCCACTGAGATGGATTCTTCAGTAAGAGCTATAATTGCTTCCGCTACCGGTAAAATTTGGCCCTTTTCCACAACTTTAAGGGCCGAGAATTCTTTCAGGTACCACCTGAGCTCTGGAGTCTCCCCCACCACAATTACCTCAAGAGCAGTGGGGTCGCCAGCACGGTAACTGGAAAGTTTGCGGAGGGAACCTTTAACTTCTTTCACTTCAGAAGATGTAAACTGACAGCGAGGAAGGTGTTCTTCAACGTAAGGTGAGAAGTTGAGCCCACGAGCTAATTTTATTTCCCACAGGAAAGAGGCTACGAGCACGAAAACTAATACAACCCACACGGAAGCCTCAGGGCCCCGCATTAACCCGAGAAAGGTCAGGATGCTCACAATGCCGATGAGGGCCACAACGGAAATTAAAAGATAGCGAGTATCACCCCCTACAGTGTAGCCTGTTACTCCCAGAAAACCCCATACTCCAAGGCATAGGGTTAAAACCAGAGCTACAGGTCCTTGCGGGGAGAAGGTTTCCCGCACGAGAATTCGGATAAAATCATAGAGCCCATAAGCAGCCATAACCGTCAGGGGGAGAAGGATTGGCAGAAAGCCAGCGGGACCTTCAAAGCCTCCCAAGATTGCTATGAGAAGGCCAAAAATTACAGGTGCCAGAAGGTAAAGGCGCTCCAGCCCCCATAGGGCTCCCAGAATAAGGAGGGGCTCATATAGAACTAAATTGAGCAAAGGCTGAAAAGATAGCTGCCCCCGGAAAATGCTCATAAGCCATAAAGCTAGAGAATCAGCAACGAGGCCAAAACCCGGTGGGTAAAAGAGAAAAAGGGTAGAGCTCAGGAAAAAGCTTGCCCCAAAAGCAATCCAGAAGCCGTGGCTCACCCTTAGCTCCGAAATCTTTATCTTGCCTCTCAGCAGGACCGCCAGAATTATCCCCTCGCCTGCTAAGGTCCATACCGAAAGGCCAGAGGTGATCCCAAGTCCCAGAGCGCAGGCTCCACCGTAGAGCCAAAGGGAATTTCCGGTCTCTTGAAACCGAAGAAAGGCTCCCACAGCTACCAGAATTGCCAGCACCCCTATTGCTTCGCCGTCGGCCTGAGAGGAGGAGAAAATCCAGAGGGGAGAAAAGGCGGAAAAGGCGGCCGCTACAAGAGCCCTCTCTTTACCCAGAATATGGCGGAACAGGAAAAACGCCAGAGGGATAAGAGCACCAGCCAAGATAGCTGGCAGCCTCGCAGCCACATCCCCTGGCCCAAAGAGAAAGAAAACCAGAGTCTGAAGCCCCATAAGAGCCGGGCTAAGAGGCCACGCCGGTTCAGGAGGCTGCCCCTGCAGGAATTCCCAGGCTGCCAGAGCCCTTAAAGCTTCCTCCTGGTTCAGAAGATGGCGGGAGGAAGCCCAAATTCTCAAGACCAGGGAAACAAAGGCCAGGGAGAGATAAGCCAAAATCTCAAAGGTGAAAATCCTGGGCAACCTTTTCCCTCCTTCTAAGCAATTTCCCCCTTTCCACGCAATCTTTAATGGCTTTCGCCAGGTCCAGAGGTGGTGCCTCAATCCCGCGGGCCCAATAGGCGAAAAACTCCACATTCCCAGCAGGCCCTAAAAGGGGTGAAGTCGCAAGGCCCAGGGTGTGCAGACCAAGGCTGCGAGCGTATTCCACAAGAGTTTCCAGAACTTCCCTGTGGACCTGGGGGTCGCGTACCACTCCTCCTTTCCCCACTTTTTCCCGGCCGGCCTCAAACTGCGGCTTCACCAGCGCCAAAATCTCTGCCCTCGGTTTCATGAGCCTCAACACAGGAGGGAGGACAAGCTTTAGTGAAATAAAAGAAACATCTATGGTGGCCAGGTCCACAGGCTCTGGCAGGGACTCAAGATAACGGATATTAGTTCGCTCCAGAACCACCACCCTGGGGTCCTGGCGGAGTTTCCAGGCCAGCTGACCGTAGCCTACATCCACGGCGTAAACTCTGGCCGCACCATGCTGAAGCAGGCAATCGGTAAAGCCGCCGGTGGAAGCTCCTACATCTATCGCCACTTTTCCCGCCGGATCAATCCCGAAAGCTTTAAGGGCAAACTCCAGTTTCAACCCACCACGGCTGACGTAGGGTATGCTTTCCTTGACTTCAATGTTGGCATCTGGAGGGATAAGGGTTCCGGGTTTGGAAATGATCTCCCCTTCCACTGAAACTTTGCCGGCTAATATGAGGGCCTGGGCTTTCTCCCGGCTCTCAGCCAATCCTTTTTCCACCAGAAGGAGATCTAGTCTTTTCTTCATCCCAATTTTTCGGCTACCAGGATGAGGCCCCCTCCTTTCCTCACCGGCCCCCTGAGGAACGGCAAAAGGATGGCTGTAAAAGACCCCAGGATAGCGCCTTTTAAAGGTGTTCGGTAAAGGAGGAAGAGGAAGGGGAAAATAGCATTTCCCCAGAAAAATGAGTGGGCCCAGAAGGCTGTCGCTCTCGGAGGGAGGATGTAGCGGAAGCGAACCAGCTTCATTCCGGCTCTATGGAGCATGGTGCCCCAGTGGGAAGGAGTGTAAAAATGCCGCATCTTTAATAGGCCGTTTATAACTCCTGCCAAACTTCGCCTGAAAAAAGAGAGGGAAGGGGAGGTTCTGGCTTCCGGGGCCAGAACGTAACTTTCAAAGTGCTGGCTCGGGACGCTGAAGATAAATTTTCCCCCCGGCTTGAGGATTCTTCCCACCTCTTCTATGACCAGCTCAACTCTCGGGATGTGCTCCAGGACGCATGCGCTGAAGACCGTTCCGAAGCTCTGATCCTGGAAAGGAAGGCCACAGGCATTGGCCTGAAGGGTAGCCCGGTAGGCTCCGGCTTTAAGGGCTTTTTTCAATCTCCCCCTGTTGATGTCAATCCCGAAATCAATTGAATTCGGGAAAAGAGTGCAGGCGAATTTGCCATCGCCGCACCCCAGATCCAGAACCGGCGGAGTTAGTTCCTCCTCTCGGAAAGCTAAATACTCCCAGGCTTTCCAGAGAGCATTATCTGGTGGTGCTGAAAGGAGCAATTTTTCCAGCACCTCTTCCATCACTTGCCTCCCAGCTATGCGGGTTCTTCCTCCACAGCCATGGATTCACCGCAGCTGAGGCAACGGACTTCCTTTTTCCCTGCCTCCACCATAAGGCCGCCGCAGGAAGGGCAGGGAGTCGGAACAGGTCTCTGCCAAGTAGCGAAGTTGCACTCGGGGTAATTTATGCAGCTATAGAAATTGCGTCCTTTTCTGGTCTTGCGCTCTACAATATCACCCCCGCATACGGGGCAGAGGGCTCCAGTTCGGGTTAAATAAGGTTTCGTGTTGCGGCAGGCTGGAAAATTGGAACAGGCCAGGAATTGCCCGAATTTTCCCCATTTTACCACCATGGGGCTGCCGCAAAGCTCGCACTTGATACCTGTTTCCTCCTGAGGTAGCTCCACCTTCTCAATACTTCTGTCGGCCCAGGCTACTGCCTCAACAAAGGGGCCATAAAACTCCCGCAGCATCCCCACCCAGTCTTTTTCTCCACGCGCTATGCGGTCCAGGTCTTCCTCCATTTCCGCTGTGAACCCCACGTTGATGAGATCGGGAAAATGCTGGATAAGAAGGTCGTTAACGATAAAGCCGATCTCTGTGGGCACAAGGCGCTTGCCATCTCGCTTAACGTAGCCCCTGGCATAGAGGGTGGAAATTATAGGAGCGTAGGTGGACGGACGCCCTATCCCATATTCCTCCAGAGTTCGGATGAGGGAAGCTTCGGTATAGCGTGGCGGTGGCTCAGTAAAGTGCTGTTCGGGGAGGAGCTTTACCAGATCCAGAGGCTCATCGGTATCAAGGGGCGGGATAGGAAGAGCTTCTTCCTCAGGAGGTGCTTCTTCCTCTCTGGCCTCCTGGTAAACCACCAGGAAGCCTGGAAACCTGATGGTTGAGCCCGAGGCTCTGAAGAGGTAACGAGTATCGGCAGCGATTTCCACCGAAAGGGTGTCGTAAACAGCGGGAGCCATTTGGCTGGCCAGGAACCTTCGCCAGATGAGCTCATAGAGCCTGAACTGGTCTTTGTTAAGGTATGGCTTGACATATTCTGGGGTGCGGTAGACACTGGTGGGCCGTATAGCTTCATGGGCTTCCTGAGCCACCCTGGCGCTAGTTTTGTACTCCGGTGGTTTAGGGGGCAAAAGGTCCTCCCCGAAGTTTTCGGCTATGAAACGGCGGGCTTCTTTCTGGGCCTCCTCGGCCACCTGAACGCTGTCCGTTCGCATGTAGGTTATGAGGCCAACGGGCCCCTCTTCCCCAAGGGGTATGCCTTCATAGAGCTGTTGCGCAATAAGCATGGTTTTCTTGGCAGAAAAACCCAGTTGTCTGGAAGCTTCTTGCTGAAGGGTGCTGGTGATGAAGGGAGGCGATGGATTCCTTTTCCGGGTACCCCTCTTCACACTTTGAACTACATAGGAGGCCTTCTCCAGCTCTGCCAGGATTGGCTCTACCTGCTCCTGGTTTTTCAGATCGGCCTCCTTTCCGTCAATGCTTACCAATCTGGCTATGAAAGAAGGGTGCTCGGGGGTGCGCTTGGCCAGTTCAGCCTTTATGGTCCAGTATTCTTCCGGGACAAAGTTCTGAATTTCCCTTTCCCTTTCAACGATGAGGCGCAAGGCAACGGATTGAACCCTTCCAGCAGAAGTGCGGTTACGGACTTTCCGCCAGAGCAGTGGGCTCAGCATGTAGCCCACAAGGCGATCCAGAACGCGGCGGGCTTGCTGAGCGTTGACCAGGTTCATATCAATGCCCCGGGGGTGGCTAAAGGCCTCTTCTATGGCCGGCTTTGTAATCTCATGGAATACAACCCTCCTAATTTTATAGCGAGGTATCCTGGCTACTTCAGCCAGATGCCAGGCAATGGCCTCTCCTTCCCGGTCCGGGTCGGTAGCCAGATAAACCTCGGAAGCGTTCTGAACGGCTTCCCTCAGCTCCTCCACCACCTTCTTCTTTTCCTTCGGGACTACATAGAAAGGCTTGAAATCATTGCTCACGTCTACACTCAGGCGAGAGCGGAGAAGGTCCCGCACATGGCCAATGGAGGCCTTAACCAGATAGTCTTTGCCCAGAAACTTTCCCACAGTGCGGGCTTTAGCCGGCGATTCCACAATAACCAGTTTATATCGCTCCTTTGGAGGATCTGGTAGCTGGTCGTGAGCAGGAGTTTTACCCAGCCTCGCAAGGGTTGAACCGCAATCGGGGCATTGGCCTTTGATGGCTGGTCTGCCTCCAGGTATATACACAGGCTCGGGGTCTTTCACTGGCTTGCGGGCCCTGCACTTCATGCAATAAGCGAAAATAGGCTCAGTCATTCCCTGCTACTCCTCAGAGATATTCGTCCAGATTTTTGCCCTTCAGCATCTCTACCAGTTTTTTAACGTCCTGGGCCCTGTCCTTGGGGCATACCAGGACGACATCATCGGTATCCACTACAATCATATCCTTAAGGCCGATAGTGGCGATAAGGCGTTTTGTGCTGTAAAGCAGGGAACCCGTGGTATCTATGCCAATATGCTCCCCCCCGACTATCACATTGTTCTCCTCGTCTTTGGGGAGTATATCGGCCAGGGTGGACCAGTTGCCTACGTCGCTCCAGCCTATATCTACGGGAATTACCATGACGCGGGAGGATTTCTCCATTATCCCCTGATCTATGGATTCGCTTTCCACTTCCTGCCAGACTTCTTCTAACACCTTTTCCTCTTCTTCAGTGCCAATGGCCTCGTCAATGCGGAGGAGCTGGGAGTAGAACCTGGGCATATGCTCGCGAAATTCTTCCATAATGGTGGAGAGTTTCCAGACGAAGATCCCGCTGTTCCAGTAAAAGCCACCCTGAGCCAGGAAAGAACAGGCGGTTTCAAAGTCTGGTTTTTCGGTGAAACTCTTAACTTTATAGACCGGAAAACCGTCCACTTCCTTCCAGAACTGGCCCTGGCATATGTACCCATAACCCGTTTCCGGGCACGTTGGCTTTATCCCCAGGGTTACCAAGTAACCTTCCTGGGCCACCTTAGCTGCTGCCAGAAGAGCTTTCCGGAATTCCTCAGCCTTTTCTATGACGTGATCCGCGTGAAGGGAAGCCATGACTTCTTCCGGATTTTCACGCCTTATGTAGAGAACTGAAAGGCCAATGCATGGGGCGGTCCCTTTACCTTCAGGCTCTATAATGATGTTCTTGCCCGGAATAAGAGGCAGCTGGGCTTTGATAGTGGGGGCATAGGTTTTGTTGGTGACCACGAAAATTCTGGTTGGGTCCAGGATTGGCCTTATGCGCATGAAAGTTTCCTGGAGCATGGTGTTTTTAGCCACAATATCCAAAAGCTGCTTAGGCCTGTGTTTCCGGCTTTTGGGCCAGAGCCTCGTTCCCGTCCCACCTGCCAGTATAAGAGCGAACATGGCTTATTACCTCCTTCAATCCACAAAGTATTCCGCCTTGCTTTCCCTTGCCAAGACGTAATGCATCCCTCCCACCTGGCGCACCAGACCTTTTATCTCCATTATGGCTAAGGCGCTGGAAACCTCGGAAATGGGCAGGCCGGTGGCTCTCTTGATTTCATCTATGTGAGTTGGCTCAGAAGATAGGTGGGAAAGGATAAGGCTTTCGGTGGTGGTGGCAGGCACAGCCGCTTTTACTTCTTCCCTGGTTTTCACAGCCGTTACGTTGAGCTCTTCCAGGATATCTTCAGCGGAGATGACAAGTTTTGCTCCCTGTTGAATAAGGCGGTTTGTCCCCCTGCAGGTTTTGTAGAAAATGCTTCCGGGCACAGCAAAGACTTCCCGATTCTGCTCCAGGGCAAACTCGACGGTTATGAGAGCGCCGCTGGTTTCCCCTGCCTCTACCACCAGAACTCCTTTGGCCAATCCGCTTATGATGCGGTTGCGAGGGGGAAAATTGATAGCTTCGGGCGGGGTACCAAGAGGATATTCGCTTATCAGAGCTCCGTTCTCGGCCACAGCCTGAGCGAGGGCTTTGTGTTCAGGTGGGTAGATGATATCAAGACCTGAACCCAGAACCGCTATGGTTCTGCCTCCGGCCTCCAAAGTTACCTGATGGGCCAGGCCGTCTATGCCTTTTGCCAGCCCGCTTACGATAGTGATTCCGCTTCGAGCTAAGGGCTCCACAATGAAGCGGGTGGCCTCTTTGCCGTAAGCGCTTGGCCTTCTTGTGCCCACTACTGCAATAGCCCATTCATCCTGTGGTTTAACGGTGCCCTTTATGAAAAGCAAAAAGGGCGGGTTATCGATGTGGCGCAGATTATACGGGTAATCATCGTCCTTCCAGGTTACGATGCGAACCCCTGCCTTTTGCAGTTTTTCCATCTCTTGTTCCAGGGATACCCGCTTTCGGAGGGCCAAGAGGTTCTCCAGGGAGCGACGGTCCAGTCCTGCTCGGGCGAGTTCTTCTGGCCGGGCTTCCCAGGCCTCTTTAGCGTTCCCAAAGTACTCCAGGAGATTCCTGAACCGGACCGGTCCGATGCCCTTCACCAGACTGAAACCAAGCCAATACTTTAGCTCTTCCATGAGCTTTTCCCTGAAAATTTTGGTTTAAGGATACACAAACGGGGTGGTTTTGTCAAGGAAAGGAAAATCTGCATCTAATATTGAAGATTTCTGCCCGGATACTTTCAAACCCCCTGGCCTAGTGCCTCACCTGGTATTTGCAACCTCTTTGATGGTTTTCGGAAAGACACTTCCGGGCTTTGTGCCTTCTCCAGAGTTTGACAAAGCCGGTTTTATGGATATAATGCTAAACGCAAAGGGCTTGACCTTCGGGGCAGGGTGAAATTCCCGACCGGCGGTAGGACACCTGGGTTGGCTTGACCCTGCCAGCCCACCAAGAGGTGTCGAGCCCGCGAGCCCGAGGAAACCTCGGGTTGATCCGGTTCAACGGTCCTGAGGGCCGCTAAGCCGGAGCCGACGGTATAGTCCGGATGGGAGAAGGTCAGCCTGAGGGTCCTTAGCTTTTTATGGGGCTTATGGACTCTCATTGTGCCCCGAAGGTTATGCCTTCGGGGCAATTTTATTTGGGAGGAATTGGCCTTGAAAGGTTTAAGCCGCTATATCGGGGTGGTTTTATCGCTGGTTACCATCATTGCCCTTTGGAAAGCCATAGTCTGGCTCGGCCGCTACCCAAGCTTTATCCTGCCTCAACCGGAGGAGGTAGCCATACGCTTCTGGTTTGTCCTCACAGATGGTTCCCTTCTATACCATGCTAAAATCACTCTATTGGAAATAGCGGCAGGGTTGAGCCTTGGCCTCTCCTGTGCTTTCGTCCTCGGCTATTTCCTGGCTAAAGTTCCATTCCTGGAGTCTTACCTTACACCCCTCGTGGTTATTTCCCAGTCCATGCCAGTGGTAGCCTTAGCACCCCTCCTGGTAATCTGGTTTGGATTTGGACTGGCCTCCAAGATCGCCGTCTGCGCCTTAACGGTCTTTTTCCCGGTTCTGGTGGGAACCATCGTAAGCATCCGGTCCGTGGAGAAAGAGCTCTACGACCTTATGCGCATCTTCATGGCAAACCGGTGGCAGGTTTTCTGGCTCTTAGAGCTTCCAGCAGCCCTCCCCTTCCTCATGAGCAGCCTCAAGGTCGGGGTCACCTTATCTGTAATCGGTGCAGTGGTGGGGGAATTTGTGGCTGCCGATAGAGGTCTCGGTTTTCTGGTGAATCTGGCCAGGGGTTTGTTTGATACCCCGCTCCTTTTCGTTGCCCTCTCTTCCCTGGCCATTATAGCCCTTGTTTTATACCTTGCTGTGGCTTTTCTGGAGAAAAAACTGGTGAAATGGAGGTGAAAAATGCGAGGTAAAAAGATTGTTTTCTCTCTAACCCTTCTGTTCCTGCTCCTTGTCAGCTGTGCCAGACCCACTCCTGCCCCACAAAAGGTAACCATAGCCATGGGATACATTCCCAACGTTCAGTTCGCTCCCTTCTACGTGGCTGTTGAAAAGGGCTACTTCCGCGAAGAGGGCATTGAACTGGAGTTCAATTACGGATGGGAAGTGGATTTAATTAAGCTGGTAGGAACGGGCGAGCTGAACTTTGCCGTAGCCAGCGGGGAACAGGTCCTTCTGGCCAGAAGCCATGGCTTGCCTGTCGTTTACGTGGCTGGATGGTATCACCGCTTCCCGGTGGTAGTGGTTTCCCTGGAGGAGAAAGGGTTTAAGAGCCTCCAGGACCTCAAAGGTAAAAGGGTGGGGATACCTGCCCTTTTTGGGGCAAGCTATATAGGATGGCGAGCGCTTCTCAAGGCTGAAGGGCTGAAAGAGGAAGAATTTAACCTTCAGGAAATAGGCTATACCCAGGTGGAAAGCCTGACCAGAGACCTGGTAGATGCAGCTATATGCTACGCCATGAACGAGCCAGTCCAGCTCCGCCTGGCAGGCTATAAAGTAAACATCATATCCGTGGCCGATCGGGTTAATCTTATTTCCAATGGCATAATGACCAACGAAAAGACGATAAAGGAGAACCCCAGACTAGTAAGGGGAATCGTCAGGGCTTTCCTGAGAGGCCTTCG
This Anaerolineae bacterium DNA region includes the following protein-coding sequences:
- a CDS encoding single-stranded DNA-binding protein produces the protein MYHRIIIVGHLGADPEMRYTPTGTPVTHFRMASNRVFVDAQGNRKEITTWFRVTAWGKLAEQCNEYLQKGRLVLVEGVLVPDESGNPRVWIGSDGTVRASYEVRAERVKFLGPRPTAPEEVVAEEGYEALPELGEEEEIPF
- the dprA gene encoding DNA-processing protein DprA; this translates as MEELKYWLGFSLVKGIGPVRFRNLLEYFGNAKEAWEARPEELARAGLDRRSLENLLALRKRVSLEQEMEKLQKAGVRIVTWKDDDYPYNLRHIDNPPFLLFIKGTVKPQDEWAIAVVGTRRPSAYGKEATRFIVEPLARSGITIVSGLAKGIDGLAHQVTLEAGGRTIAVLGSGLDIIYPPEHKALAQAVAENGALISEYPLGTPPEAINFPPRNRIISGLAKGVLVVEAGETSGALITVEFALEQNREVFAVPGSIFYKTCRGTNRLIQQGAKLVISAEDILEELNVTAVKTREEVKAAVPATTTESLILSHLSSEPTHIDEIKRATGLPISEVSSALAIMEIKGLVRQVGGMHYVLARESKAEYFVD
- the topA gene encoding type I DNA topoisomerase, whose translation is MTEPIFAYCMKCRARKPVKDPEPVYIPGGRPAIKGQCPDCGSTLARLGKTPAHDQLPDPPKERYKLVIVESPAKARTVGKFLGKDYLVKASIGHVRDLLRSRLSVDVSNDFKPFYVVPKEKKKVVEELREAVQNASEVYLATDPDREGEAIAWHLAEVARIPRYKIRRVVFHEITKPAIEEAFSHPRGIDMNLVNAQQARRVLDRLVGYMLSPLLWRKVRNRTSAGRVQSVALRLIVEREREIQNFVPEEYWTIKAELAKRTPEHPSFIARLVSIDGKEADLKNQEQVEPILAELEKASYVVQSVKRGTRKRNPSPPFITSTLQQEASRQLGFSAKKTMLIAQQLYEGIPLGEEGPVGLITYMRTDSVQVAEEAQKEARRFIAENFGEDLLPPKPPEYKTSARVAQEAHEAIRPTSVYRTPEYVKPYLNKDQFRLYELIWRRFLASQMAPAVYDTLSVEIAADTRYLFRASGSTIRFPGFLVVYQEAREEEAPPEEEALPIPPLDTDEPLDLVKLLPEQHFTEPPPRYTEASLIRTLEEYGIGRPSTYAPIISTLYARGYVKRDGKRLVPTEIGFIVNDLLIQHFPDLINVGFTAEMEEDLDRIARGEKDWVGMLREFYGPFVEAVAWADRSIEKVELPQEETGIKCELCGSPMVVKWGKFGQFLACSNFPACRNTKPYLTRTGALCPVCGGDIVERKTRKGRNFYSCINYPECNFATWQRPVPTPCPSCGGLMVEAGKKEVRCLSCGESMAVEEEPA
- a CDS encoding TlyA family RNA methyltransferase; the protein is MKKRLDLLLVEKGLAESREKAQALILAGKVSVEGEIISKPGTLIPPDANIEVKESIPYVSRGGLKLEFALKAFGIDPAGKVAIDVGASTGGFTDCLLQHGAARVYAVDVGYGQLAWKLRQDPRVVVLERTNIRYLESLPEPVDLATIDVSFISLKLVLPPVLRLMKPRAEILALVKPQFEAGREKVGKGGVVRDPQVHREVLETLVEYARSLGLHTLGLATSPLLGPAGNVEFFAYWARGIEAPPLDLAKAIKDCVERGKLLRRREKVAQDFHL
- a CDS encoding class I SAM-dependent methyltransferase produces the protein MEEVLEKLLLSAPPDNALWKAWEYLAFREEELTPPVLDLGCGDGKFACTLFPNSIDFGIDINRGRLKKALKAGAYRATLQANACGLPFQDQSFGTVFSACVLEHIPRVELVIEEVGRILKPGGKFIFSVPSQHFESYVLAPEARTSPSLSFFRRSLAGVINGLLKMRHFYTPSHWGTMLHRAGMKLVRFRYILPPRATAFWAHSFFWGNAIFPFLFLLYRTPLKGAILGSFTAILLPFLRGPVRKGGGLILVAEKLG
- a CDS encoding ABC transporter substrate-binding protein, producing MRGKKIVFSLTLLFLLLVSCARPTPAPQKVTIAMGYIPNVQFAPFYVAVEKGYFREEGIELEFNYGWEVDLIKLVGTGELNFAVASGEQVLLARSHGLPVVYVAGWYHRFPVVVVSLEEKGFKSLQDLKGKRVGIPALFGASYIGWRALLKAEGLKEEEFNLQEIGYTQVESLTRDLVDAAICYAMNEPVQLRLAGYKVNIISVADRVNLISNGIMTNEKTIKENPRLVRGIVRAFLRGLRYTLEHPDEAFEISKKYVPEMKEEQKEVLKEAIKFWTSPHLGKTEKADWEATLTTLREMGLITREVNVEEAFTNEFVP
- a CDS encoding DNA-binding protein is translated as MQVFGSRFSDVIIIKLDSGEEIFSSLKQWAAEQQVFSGTFYAIGALARAVLGYFDPKTRDYLKIPVESQTEVVCMLGNLAIGEDRAPIFHIHVILSFPDGRTVGGHLFEGVVNPTLEITFFPVRTIMLRRFDPGIGLRLLSV
- a CDS encoding glycosyltransferase family 39 protein, with amino-acid sequence MPRIFTFEILAYLSLAFVSLVLRIWASSRHLLNQEEALRALAAWEFLQGQPPEPAWPLSPALMGLQTLVFFLFGPGDVAARLPAILAGALIPLAFFLFRHILGKERALVAAAFSAFSPLWIFSSSQADGEAIGVLAILVAVGAFLRFQETGNSLWLYGGACALGLGITSGLSVWTLAGEGIILAVLLRGKIKISELRVSHGFWIAFGASFFLSSTLFLFYPPGFGLVADSLALWLMSIFRGQLSFQPLLNLVLYEPLLILGALWGLERLYLLAPVIFGLLIAILGGFEGPAGFLPILLPLTVMAAYGLYDFIRILVRETFSPQGPVALVLTLCLGVWGFLGVTGYTVGGDTRYLLISVVALIGIVSILTFLGLMRGPEASVWVVLVFVLVASFLWEIKLARGLNFSPYVEEHLPRCQFTSSEVKEVKGSLRKLSSYRAGDPTALEVIVVGETPELRWYLKEFSALKVVEKGQILPVAEAIIALTEESISVGENFRGRRFAVRENCQIKTLKGFRLLRWLLYREPVAPREKEEAILWVKSSSPDRKHK
- a CDS encoding ABC transporter permease — translated: MKGLSRYIGVVLSLVTIIALWKAIVWLGRYPSFILPQPEEVAIRFWFVLTDGSLLYHAKITLLEIAAGLSLGLSCAFVLGYFLAKVPFLESYLTPLVVISQSMPVVALAPLLVIWFGFGLASKIAVCALTVFFPVLVGTIVSIRSVEKELYDLMRIFMANRWQVFWLLELPAALPFLMSSLKVGVTLSVIGAVVGEFVAADRGLGFLVNLARGLFDTPLLFVALSSLAIIALVLYLAVAFLEKKLVKWR
- a CDS encoding mannose-1-phosphate guanylyltransferase, whose translation is MFALILAGGTGTRLWPKSRKHRPKQLLDIVAKNTMLQETFMRIRPILDPTRIFVVTNKTYAPTIKAQLPLIPGKNIIIEPEGKGTAPCIGLSVLYIRRENPEEVMASLHADHVIEKAEEFRKALLAAAKVAQEGYLVTLGIKPTCPETGYGYICQGQFWKEVDGFPVYKVKSFTEKPDFETACSFLAQGGFYWNSGIFVWKLSTIMEEFREHMPRFYSQLLRIDEAIGTEEEEKVLEEVWQEVESESIDQGIMEKSSRVMVIPVDIGWSDVGNWSTLADILPKDEENNVIVGGEHIGIDTTGSLLYSTKRLIATIGLKDMIVVDTDDVVLVCPKDRAQDVKKLVEMLKGKNLDEYL